A segment of the Acidobacteriota bacterium genome:
CGGCGGGTCGCACCTGCTGCTGGTCGAGACCCAGATCGACACGCTCAACGCCAAGGCGGCACTGGTCGCCGTGGAAGAGGCCTTCGCCGAGTCTGGCACTCGCCTGCCGCTGATGATCTCGGCCACGCTCACCGACCTTAGCGGCCGCACGCTGTCGGGCCAGACCCTGGATGCCTTCTATGTCTCGGTCGAGCACGCCAAGCCGTTCAGCGTGGGCCTGAACTGCGCGCTCGGTGCCCGGCAAATGCGGCCGTACCTGGCCGAGCTCGCGCGCACCGTGCCGGGCCACGTGAGTTGCTACCCGAACGCCGGCCTGCCCAATGCGTTCGGCCAGTACGACGAAACGCCGGAGGAGACCGCGGCGCTGATTAAGGATTTTGCCGCTAGCGGGTTCGTCAACATCATCGGCGGCTGCTGCGGCACCACGCCCGACCATATTCGCGCGATAGCGAACGCGGTAGCGGGCGTGGCACCCCGGACCAGCCCCACCAGCCCCACCCGCCTGACCACCTTGTCCGGCCTCGAGCCGTTGGTCATCAGGCCGGATAGTAACTTTCAAATGGTTGGTGAGCGCACCAACGTGACCGGCTCGAAGAAGTTCGAGCGGCTGGTGAAGGCGCGCGACTGGGCCGGCGCCGCCACGGTCGCCCTCGACCAGGTGCGCGGCGGCGCCAACATCATCGACGTCAACATGGACGAGGGCATGCTCGACTCGGAAGCGTGCATGACCGAGTTCCTCAACTACATCGGCACCGAGCCCGAGATTGCGCGGCTGCCGATCATGATCGACAGCTCGAAGTGGTCGGTGATCGAGGCCGGGTTGAAGTGCGTGCAGGGCAAGGCGATCGTGAACTCGATCAGCCTCAAGGAGGGCGAGGCCGACTTTCTGGCCAAGGCCCGCCTGGTGCGGCGCTACGGCGCGGCGATGATCGTGATGGCATTCGACGAGAAGGGCCAAGCCGACACGACCGAACGCAAGGTCGAGATCTGCTCGCGCGCCTACCAGTTGCTGACCGCACAGGCCGGCGTCGACCCGTCCGACATCATCTTCGACCCGAACATCCTGGCCATTGCCACCGGGCTCGAGGAGCACAACGACTACGGCAAGTACTTCATCGAGGCGACGCGGCTGATCAAGCAGGCGTGCCCCTGCGTGAAGATCAGCGGCGGCGTCAGCAACCTGTCGTTCTCGTTCCGCGGCAACGAGGTGGTGCGCGAAGCCATCCACTCGGCGTTCCTGTTCCACGCCATCAAGGCCGGCATGGACATGGGCATCGTCAACGCCGGCCAGCTGATCGTCTACGAGGACATCCCGAAGGACCTGCTCGAGCACGTCGAGGACATCATCTTCAACCGGCGCCCGGACGCCACCGAGAGAATGGTCGCATTTGCCGAACAGGTGAAGGGCTCGGGCACCAAGCGCGAGAACGACCTGAGGTGGCGCGAGGGTTCGGTCGAATCGCGGCTCTCGCATGCCCTGGTCCATGGCAACGTGGACTTTATCGAGATTGATGCCGAAGAGGCGCGCGCGAAGTACGGCCGGCCGCTGCTCGTGATCGAGGGGCCGTTGATGGACGGCATGAAGGTGGTCGGCGAGCTGTTCGGGGCCGGCAAGATGTTCCTGCCACAGGTAGTGAAGAGCGCCCGCGCCATGAAGCGCGCCGTCGCCTACCTGGAGCCGTTCATGGCCGCCGAGAAGGCCGAGCGGCTGGCCGCCGGCGGCGCCACCGAGCGCAGCAACGCCGGCAAGGTGCTGACCGCCACCGTCAAGGGCGACGTCCACGACATTGGCAAGAACATCGTCGGCGTGGTGCTCGGCTGCAACAACTACGAGGTGATTGACCTCGGCGTGATGGTGTCGTGCGACAAGATTCTTCAAGCCGCGATCGATCAGCAGGTTGACGTCATCGGCCTGAGCGGGCTGATCACGCCGTCGCTCGACGAAATGGTGTTCGTGGCCTCTGAGATGGAGCGCCGCAAGATGGTGCTGCCGCTGTTGATTGGCGGCGCCACTACCAGTCCGCAGCACACCGCGGTGAAGATCGCGCCGGAGTACTCGCAGCCGACCGTGCATGTCCCCGACGCCTCCCGCGTGGTGGACGTCGTGGCCAGCCTGATCAACCCCGAATTGAAGCCGGGATTTGATCAGGCCAACCGCGCGCATCACGTGAAGCTGCGCGATCAGCACGCCGGCAGGCGCGAGCGGCCGACCCTGTCGCTCGAGCAGGCGCGCGCCAACCGCCTGAAGCTCGACTTTGGTGGTGGAGGCAACCCTTCAGGGTTGCCTGCGGTCCCTTCATTCACCGGACTGAGAAAGGTGGACGTGGCGCTGTCGGACCTGGTGCCGTTCATCGACTGGCAGTTCTTCTTCGCGGCGTGGGAACTGAAGGGC
Coding sequences within it:
- the metH gene encoding methionine synthase, whose protein sequence is MTTTLETLERLLATRILVLDGAMGTMVQRRKLTEADFRGTRFASHSHDLKGNNDVLVLTRPDVIADIHAEYLDAGADIIETNTFSAQAVSQADYGLEAISYELNLVAAQLARRVTDEWTAKTPDRPRFVAGSIGPTTKTLSISPDVNNPAFRAITFDEMKQAFKDQARGLIDGGSHLLLVETQIDTLNAKAALVAVEEAFAESGTRLPLMISATLTDLSGRTLSGQTLDAFYVSVEHAKPFSVGLNCALGARQMRPYLAELARTVPGHVSCYPNAGLPNAFGQYDETPEETAALIKDFAASGFVNIIGGCCGTTPDHIRAIANAVAGVAPRTSPTSPTRLTTLSGLEPLVIRPDSNFQMVGERTNVTGSKKFERLVKARDWAGAATVALDQVRGGANIIDVNMDEGMLDSEACMTEFLNYIGTEPEIARLPIMIDSSKWSVIEAGLKCVQGKAIVNSISLKEGEADFLAKARLVRRYGAAMIVMAFDEKGQADTTERKVEICSRAYQLLTAQAGVDPSDIIFDPNILAIATGLEEHNDYGKYFIEATRLIKQACPCVKISGGVSNLSFSFRGNEVVREAIHSAFLFHAIKAGMDMGIVNAGQLIVYEDIPKDLLEHVEDIIFNRRPDATERMVAFAEQVKGSGTKRENDLRWREGSVESRLSHALVHGNVDFIEIDAEEARAKYGRPLLVIEGPLMDGMKVVGELFGAGKMFLPQVVKSARAMKRAVAYLEPFMAAEKAERLAAGGATERSNAGKVLTATVKGDVHDIGKNIVGVVLGCNNYEVIDLGVMVSCDKILQAAIDQQVDVIGLSGLITPSLDEMVFVASEMERRKMVLPLLIGGATTSPQHTAVKIAPEYSQPTVHVPDASRVVDVVASLINPELKPGFDQANRAHHVKLRDQHAGRRERPTLSLEQARANRLKLDFGGGGNPSGLPAVPSFTGLRKVDVALSDLVPFIDWQFFFAAWELKGRFPAILTDATVGAAATELYGHAQALLKQIVDGKLIRARGVYGFWPANSIGDDLVLFKPGTGNREPGDKSSSDSRLSTPDSRQELIRFPMLRQQEVIADDKPNRSLADFIAPADSGVTDYLGAFAVTAGLGVDDLVKKYEARHDDYSAIIVKALADRLAEAFAEYLHAQARKDWGIVDQLSNDDLIDEKFQGIRPAFGYPACPDHSEKTTLFDLLGARSVGLDLTESFAMTPAASVSGLYFSHPQSKYFAIQRIGQDQVADYAKRKGMTVSEVERWLRPVLAYEPALVGA